Sequence from the Gemmatimonas sp. genome:
TCACGGCCACCGCATCGCGCAGCGGCTGGTCTTCCCAGTCCGCGAGATCGGTGATGCTCGCGTGCGCGTACACCTGGGTGGAGGCATCGTCGAACCCATCCACGTACGCCGCCGACACGGGCGTTGTCATCGAAACCGCGGCGGGCACCGCTGCCGGCGCCATCACCGGTGCGGCCACGGCCGCCCGCTGATACGCGCGCACCTCCGCGACCTGCGCCAACAGCAGGTCGGCACTGGCGGTCGAACGATCGTGCGCGTCCAGCAGCGCGTGCAGGCGCAGCAGCAGCGGCTCGGCGTTGGCAGGTCGCCCCGACGCCAGAGCAATGCGGGCCGCGTTCTCAAGCACCGGCGCCAGACGCGCATCCTCTTCACCCACCCGGTGCTCGATGCCGGCGATGGCCCGTTGGATGAGTGCGGTGGCTTCGTCGAGGCGCCCACTGCTGGCCAGCATGACAGCAAGATCCATGCGCGCGCGCGCCACCGGCATGCCATCTTCTCCGGTAATGGCCACACGCAAGGCGCACGCGCGCTGCGCGTGGCGCAGCGCCTCGTCCAGGTGCCCCAAACGGAAGCACGCCTGGGCGAGGTTGCCAAGCACCAGCGCCAGCGGTTCGTGGTGCGACTCACCGGTGAGGGCACGACCATCGGGCAGACTGCGCCCCAGACAATCGGCGGCGCTGGCGAAGGCCTCGGTGGCCTCCGCCCAGTCGCCGTCCTGCGCGAGCCTCAGCCCGCGGTCGTTGTCGTGCCGCCACGCGTCGCGCTCAGCGCGCGCCGCCGTGCGATCGGATGGGAAGTCTGCCATACGTTGGTTGACGCTCCGTGACGATCGACGTCACCCCCGGGAATGCGAATGGGCCGGGAGTGTGACGGTTGTGCAGGGTGGATCACAGGGTGGACTGGGGGCGCGGCGGTAGGGTCGTAGCCGCGACCAGTTCACGAGCGCCAATCACAAATATGGCGAATCGCCGCGTTGACGGTATGGTCACCCTTCGTAGCTTCCACCGCATGAGGTCCATCATGAAGCGTAAGGGGGAGGTCGCCACGGGCGTGCCAGCCGTCGCCGCCCGTTTGCTCGCGGGCACAACAGTTGGCCGACTCGCATGGATGGTACCGTGCGCGGTCATCGCCCTCGGGGCGTGCGGTTCCGGTGAGGTCAGTGTCTCCGGCGATGTGGAAGGGCTCGACACGCTGGCCTTCCGCGGCGGCGAAATTCTCCGGGAGGCCGATCGTGCCCCGCTCGTGCTCGACTCCATGCGCGCCGCGTCGCGCGCCGAGCGTGCTCGCCGGATGGGCGACACGGCGGCGGATTCCCTTGCCATGGTCCCCGACTCGGTCAAGGCACGCGCGGCGCGCCGCGCGGTGGAGGAAGCCAGCTCCCCCGGCGGCACCATGTCGCGGCGTGCACAGGCGCGCGGTGACTCCATGGCGCGCGCCTTCGCGGCGCGCCTGACCGGCGGGGCAACCGGCGCCGACCGGGCGCGTGGCGACAGCGTGCGCGGGCTGCTCGTCTGGCGGGGAGAAGGGGCCACGCGCAGCATCGTCCTGCGCGCCGGCACCACCGTGGTGGCGCTGAGCGGCATGGCCACCACGGGCATCAGCAAGCTCGCGGGGAGCGAGATCATGGTGCGCGGCGTGCGCGTCACCCCGCGCGATTTCGTCGTTGCCGACTACGTGGTGCGCGCCTCC
This genomic interval carries:
- a CDS encoding tetratricopeptide repeat protein, encoding MADFPSDRTAARAERDAWRHDNDRGLRLAQDGDWAEATEAFASAADCLGRSLPDGRALTGESHHEPLALVLGNLAQACFRLGHLDEALRHAQRACALRVAITGEDGMPVARARMDLAVMLASSGRLDEATALIQRAIAGIEHRVGEEDARLAPVLENAARIALASGRPANAEPLLLRLHALLDAHDRSTASADLLLAQVAEVRAYQRAAVAAPVMAPAAVPAAVSMTTPVSAAYVDGFDDASTQVYAHASITDLADWEDQPLRDAVAVTDHLLRTTPTGVPIVPPTVLLDSPDLAVNDDTVAEAEALLDTLDLTDVLPAADAEPAPAPAPTTAPALLPDNGLLLDLAVEHGMANDEAVLVQRAPISLPVPGMFEPALARAPEVAVAPQLGVVSAGSTRGIAPIDNMVATAPPMPETSAAAAVPTAPARPTPVPTGGQRPVRRSSESRVVLPAPTESKGKSQGVLIALGAAIVAAGGVAAFFLLR